A region of Faecalibacterium taiwanense DNA encodes the following proteins:
- a CDS encoding LysR family transcriptional regulator, whose protein sequence is MTLQQMRYFIAVAQNLSFSKAAQQHYVSQTAVSQQIKLLEEELETELFQRTRHSVALTSAGQVFYEYAVRITDLAEDAARRTRAAAAECSTPLEIGMMSGMENLPILEKLLLFKEQHPAIPLHFHLGDFPTLKKRLQQKKLDFALQLELVPLEDASSLLRAQVGQLRQYVVLNRQSHLSSYASLHRSQLASEQYYVPAMDRELWNQFAQVLTRHGSDPQNIKFAYSMEELMLQLAFYGGYTILAEPVLAQLPANKNLTFIPLENDTVPAWAVWNRENISPALRLLLRELDIDP, encoded by the coding sequence ATGACCCTGCAGCAGATGCGCTATTTTATTGCGGTGGCACAGAATTTGAGCTTTTCCAAAGCGGCACAGCAGCACTATGTTTCCCAAACGGCGGTCAGCCAGCAAATCAAGCTGCTAGAAGAAGAACTTGAAACCGAGCTGTTTCAGCGCACACGGCACTCGGTGGCGCTTACCAGTGCCGGGCAGGTATTCTACGAGTATGCGGTGCGCATCACCGACCTTGCGGAAGATGCCGCCCGCCGCACCCGCGCCGCTGCTGCCGAGTGCAGCACCCCGCTTGAGATTGGCATGATGAGCGGCATGGAAAATCTGCCCATTCTGGAAAAGCTGTTGCTGTTCAAGGAGCAGCACCCTGCCATTCCGCTGCACTTTCATCTTGGGGATTTTCCCACCCTGAAAAAACGCCTGCAGCAGAAAAAGCTGGACTTTGCCCTGCAGCTGGAGCTGGTCCCGCTGGAGGATGCCTCCTCCCTGCTGCGTGCTCAAGTAGGCCAGCTGCGCCAGTACGTAGTGCTCAATCGCCAGAGCCACCTGTCCAGCTATGCGTCCCTGCACCGCAGCCAGCTTGCCAGCGAACAATATTATGTACCCGCCATGGACCGGGAGTTGTGGAACCAGTTTGCGCAAGTCCTCACCCGCCACGGCAGCGACCCGCAGAACATCAAATTTGCGTATTCCATGGAGGAGTTGATGCTGCAGCTGGCTTTCTACGGCGGCTATACCATCCTTGCCGAGCCGGTGCTGGCTCAGCTGCCCGCCAACAAAAACCTCACCTTTATCCCGCTGGAAAACGATACCGTTCCCGCTTGGGCCGTATGGAACCGCGAGAACATCTCGCCCGCCCTCCGGCTGCTTCTGCGTGAGCTGGATATTGACCCGTGA
- a CDS encoding FeoB-associated Cys-rich membrane protein: MLTLRGIITLIVLIVLFALAVVWISKQGGWKGEGCGGNCASCHSHCEKQDPNKKA, encoded by the coding sequence ATGCTGACACTTCGTGGAATCATTACGCTGATCGTTCTGATCGTTCTGTTTGCACTGGCCGTTGTGTGGATCTCCAAGCAGGGCGGCTGGAAGGGCGAGGGCTGCGGCGGCAACTGTGCATCCTGCCACAGCCACTGCGAAAAACAGGACCCGAACAAAAAAGCCTGA
- a CDS encoding helix-turn-helix transcriptional regulator: MANTEMIRDYIRASGYKMQYVARALKISPNALNLKLQGRTQFKLSEAERLSAVLGLSMYERDLCFFEEQNRREVLARRADEKRRAEHDKRAEKSDAAGTVPVWDAAACTKPGGAQLVRRH, encoded by the coding sequence ATGGCAAATACTGAAATGATCCGGGATTATATCCGCGCCAGTGGGTACAAGATGCAGTATGTGGCACGAGCCTTGAAGATCAGCCCCAATGCGCTGAACCTGAAACTGCAGGGGCGCACACAGTTCAAGCTGAGCGAAGCAGAACGGCTGAGCGCGGTGCTTGGTCTGAGCATGTACGAGCGGGATCTCTGCTTTTTTGAAGAGCAGAACCGCCGCGAAGTGCTGGCACGCCGCGCGGATGAAAAGAGGAGGGCAGAACATGACAAGCGAGCAGAGAAATCAGACGCGGCTGGCACTGTACCGGTATGGGATGCGGCAGCGTGCACGAAGCCCGGTGGAGCGCAGCTGGTGCGCCGCCATTGA